In Zingiber officinale cultivar Zhangliang chromosome 1A, Zo_v1.1, whole genome shotgun sequence, a genomic segment contains:
- the LOC122013477 gene encoding uncharacterized protein LOC122013477 gives MLSKRSGAAASSLISRCLKAPARVLHRVCDLYVSGITSCGTKMSYGGAVGLGQQAASMLPRSFSVQSGRSSVSGDEDFRDLVMAAKGTSSVPPPPPQPAVVPRSRTVAIGRIDEDKPCVFEEDLVRGSDYLFPRSRSYAVTAAAKGRRIGSFV, from the coding sequence ATGCTGAGCAAGCGAAGCGGCGCCGCGGCTAGCAGCCTCATAAGCCGGTGCTTGAAGGCGCCGGCGCGCGTGCTGCACCGGGTGTGCGACCTCTACGTGAGCGGCATCACCAGCTGCGGTACCAAGATGAGCTACGGCGGCGCGGTCGGATTAGGCCAGCAGGCCGCGTCCATGCTTCCCCGGAGCTTCAGCGTCCAGTCCGGGAGGTCCAGCGTCTCCGGCGACGAGGACTTCCGTGACCTCGTCATGGCTGCAAAGGGGACGTCGTcggtgccgccgccgccgccgcagccGGCGGTGGTTCCGAGGAGCCGGACCGTGGCGATTGGGAGGATCGACGAGGATAAGCCGTGCGTGTTCGAGGAAGACCTAGTGCGTGGTTCCGATTATCTGTTCCCGAGGAGCCGGAGTTACGCGGTGACGGCGGCGGCCAAGGGGAGGCGAATTGGGTCGTTTGTCTGA
- the LOC122038727 gene encoding probable N-acetyl-gamma-glutamyl-phosphate reductase, chloroplastic yields the protein MHSTVVRLLPVDAGWRGKNEMKRFNISRGRGPVLVVRASVASKSLECQKTNVKYPGKEVHIGVLGASGYTGAEIVRLLANHPHFGITLMTADRKAGQSFGSVFPHLITQDLPNMVAVKDADFSNVDAVFCCLPHGTTQDIIKGLPRDLKIVDLSADFRLRNINEYEEWYGLPHKAPELQKEAIYGLTEVSRDEIQNALLVANPGCYPTSIQLPLIPLIKAHLIETRNIIIDAKSGVSGAGRGAKEANLYTEIAEGLHSYGITKHRHVPEIEQGLTDASNSRVTVSFTPHLIPMSRGMQSTIYIEMAPGVNASDLYDLLKSTYQEEEFVKLLDKGRVPETRHVRGSNYCLMNVFEDRIPGRAIIISVIDNLVKGASGQALQNLNLMMGLPENTGLQHLPLFP from the exons ATGCATTCAACAGTGGTTAGGTTGCTTCCGGTGGATGCTGGCTGGCGTGGCAAG AACGAGATGAAGAGATTTAATATTAGTCGAGGAAGAGGTCCTGTACTGGTTGTCAGGGCATCTGTGGCTTCTAAATCATTGGAGTGCCAAAAGACAAATGTAAAGTACCCAGGGAAGGAGGTTCACATTGGAGTTTTAGGTGCCAGTGGTTATACTGGAGCTGAG ATTGTTCGGCTCCTAGCAAATCACCCACATTTTGGTATTACACTGATGACTGCTGATAGAAAAGCAGGGCAATCATTTGGATCGGTGTTTCCTCACTTGATTACACAG GACTTGCCTAATATGGTTGCAGTTAAAGATGCTGACTTTTCTAATGTGGATGCTGTATTTTGTTGTTTGCCACATGGCACAACACAG GATATTATCAAAGGCCTTCCCAGGGATCTAAAGATTGTCGATCTCTCTGCA GATTTTCGATTGCGTAACATCAATGAATATGAAGAATGGTATGGCCTGCCTCATAAAGCACCTGAATTACAG AAAGAAGCTATATATGGGTTGACAGAAGTTTCGAGAGATGAAATACAAAATGCACTACTAGTTGCAAATCCTGGCTGTTATCCAACATCCATCCAACTTCCTCTTATTCCATTGATAAAG GCTCATTTAATTGAAACCAGGAATATCATTATTGATGCAAAGTCTGGAGTTAGTGGTGCAG GTCGTGGAGCAAAGGAGGCTAATCTTTACACTGAAATTGCTGAAGGTCTTCATTCTTACGGAATCACCAAGCATCGACATG TTCCTGAAATTGAACAAGGACTTACAGATGCTTCAAATTCTAGAGTAACTGTTAGCTTCACTCCCCATTTGATTCCTATG AGCCGTGGGATGCAGTCGACCATATATATTGAAATGGCTCCTGGAGTAAATGCCAGTGATTTATATGACCTTTTGAAATCTACTTATCAG GAGGAAGAATTTGTTAAACTGTTAGATAAAGGACGTGTACCCGAGACCCGTCATGTACGAGGATCAAATTATTGCTTGATGAATGTCTTCGAAGATCGAATCCCCGGCAGAGCTATCATAATTTCTGTT ATCGACAATTTAGTGAAAGGAGCTTCTGGTCAAGCATTGCAGAATCTTAATTTGATGATGGGACTTCCAGAGAACACAGGGCTGCAACATCTGCCGTTGTTTCCTTGA